One genomic window of Desulfovibrio aminophilus DSM 12254 includes the following:
- a CDS encoding GGDEF domain-containing protein has protein sequence MQIQTTIFTLGGEFADPARESEFRAERMPEWLRYCRLAFFWAALLNALFYANDFLRFLGTPHFAVAVTARSILVFVSLVCLALLRRVRGFRELHTLGLVWCAAAVPACAVLLSPQTEAALFFLFVLPIIYTQGFPLAFRAAAVVSLLGSGLALAFHLAGKPWAAWELGLLLALVTENAVLLLLLSRSNRLQRQEWTASRAAERAGLELDEHRRMLQTLLKAVPAPLLVLSRSHGALFQANAAARRFFGEAACSDAASIRACFRPEDFARLTSDLPPAGEVAEHEIRVFPPDGPPRDMLLVATTAVAGGRETVLAILVDVTRRKEMEVHLQWLASTDPLTGLANRSRFFEEAAREIGRARRNGHSLAVLMVDIDYFKRINDTCGHDVGDAALRAFAGLCGGLLRGQDLAARLGGEEFGLLLPETDGEGGLVLAERLRAGVEGMRLEGLAGPMTISVGVAEVLPGEEGVDAALSRADHALYEAKRAGRNRAVAYACPSQGEASAGA, from the coding sequence ATGCAGATCCAAACGACGATCTTCACCCTTGGCGGCGAGTTCGCGGACCCGGCCCGCGAGTCGGAGTTCCGCGCGGAACGCATGCCCGAATGGCTGCGTTATTGCCGGCTGGCCTTCTTCTGGGCCGCGCTGCTCAATGCGCTGTTCTACGCCAACGACTTTCTGCGCTTCCTCGGCACGCCCCATTTCGCCGTGGCCGTCACGGCCCGCTCGATCCTGGTGTTCGTCTCCCTGGTCTGTCTGGCGCTTCTGCGCCGGGTGCGGGGATTCCGGGAACTGCACACCCTGGGCCTGGTCTGGTGCGCGGCCGCCGTTCCGGCCTGCGCCGTGCTCCTTTCACCCCAGACCGAGGCGGCCCTGTTCTTCCTCTTCGTGCTGCCGATCATCTACACCCAGGGTTTCCCCCTGGCCTTCCGCGCCGCCGCCGTGGTCAGCCTGCTGGGCAGCGGGCTGGCCCTGGCCTTTCACCTCGCGGGCAAGCCCTGGGCCGCCTGGGAGCTGGGCCTGCTGCTGGCCCTGGTCACGGAGAACGCCGTGCTCCTGCTCCTGCTCTCCCGTTCCAACCGCCTCCAGCGCCAGGAATGGACGGCCTCCCGGGCCGCCGAGCGTGCCGGACTGGAGCTCGACGAACACCGGCGGATGCTCCAGACGCTTTTGAAGGCCGTGCCCGCGCCCCTGCTCGTCCTCTCCCGCAGCCACGGCGCGCTGTTCCAGGCCAACGCCGCCGCGCGCCGCTTCTTCGGCGAGGCGGCCTGTTCCGACGCCGCGTCCATCCGGGCCTGCTTCCGGCCCGAGGACTTCGCCCGGCTCACCTCGGACCTGCCGCCCGCCGGAGAGGTGGCCGAGCACGAGATTCGGGTCTTTCCCCCGGATGGCCCGCCCCGGGACATGCTCCTGGTGGCGACCACGGCCGTGGCCGGGGGCCGGGAGACCGTGCTGGCGATTCTCGTGGACGTGACCCGGCGCAAGGAGATGGAGGTCCATCTGCAATGGCTGGCCAGCACCGACCCGCTCACCGGGCTGGCCAACCGCTCGCGCTTCTTCGAGGAGGCCGCGCGGGAGATCGGCCGCGCCCGGCGCAACGGGCACTCCCTGGCCGTGCTCATGGTCGACATCGACTACTTCAAGCGGATCAACGACACCTGCGGCCACGACGTGGGCGACGCGGCCCTGCGGGCCTTCGCCGGACTGTGCGGGGGGCTGCTGCGCGGCCAGGATCTGGCGGCCCGGCTGGGCGGCGAGGAGTTCGGCCTGCTCCTGCCGGAAACCGACGGCGAGGGCGGGCTCGTCCTGGCCGAACGGCTGCGCGCCGGGGTTGAGGGCATGCGGCTGGAGGGTCTGGCCGGTCCCATGACCATCAGCGTGGGGGTGGCGGAGGTGCTGCCGGGCGAAGAGGGCGTGGACGCGGCCCTGTCCCGGGCCGACCACGCGCTCTACGAGGCCAAACGCGCGGGCCGCAACCGGGCCGTGGCCTACGCCTGCCCATCGCAGGGCGAGGCTTCGGCCGGGGCTTGA
- a CDS encoding DUF4239 domain-containing protein, producing MNAEAWNIIALVCAAVAGTLGAFVIRRRRPHGLDAMQKNLLATNIGYFATLYTFFLSFAVITLWNNFTDTSEDLAHEPYTAVILAREARLLPHSEPFRQALEGYLESVAREEWAAMARAERSPATQERYDALWREWERIRPEDGSKAVYHVRMLEELKDLSRLRHARLEQVRGSLLWPFWLLIHLGFVFTLVALFYTDLGHGLADLWYMGMMLFMVLINIWLIRELDTPFSGVLRLGPERFLESLERIRALVAH from the coding sequence GTGAACGCCGAGGCCTGGAACATCATCGCCCTGGTCTGCGCGGCCGTGGCCGGAACCCTGGGGGCCTTCGTCATCCGCCGCCGCAGGCCCCACGGCCTGGACGCCATGCAGAAGAACCTGCTGGCCACGAACATCGGCTATTTCGCCACGCTCTACACCTTCTTCCTGAGCTTCGCGGTCATCACCCTCTGGAACAATTTCACCGACACCTCCGAGGATCTGGCCCACGAGCCCTACACGGCCGTGATCCTGGCCCGGGAGGCGCGGCTTCTGCCCCATTCCGAGCCCTTCCGCCAGGCCCTGGAAGGGTACCTGGAGTCCGTGGCCCGCGAGGAGTGGGCGGCCATGGCCCGCGCCGAGCGCAGCCCGGCCACCCAGGAACGCTACGACGCGCTCTGGCGGGAATGGGAGCGCATCCGGCCCGAGGACGGGTCCAAGGCCGTCTACCACGTGCGCATGCTGGAGGAACTCAAGGACCTCTCGCGCCTGCGCCACGCCCGGCTGGAACAGGTGCGCGGCAGCCTGCTCTGGCCCTTCTGGCTGCTCATCCACCTGGGCTTCGTCTTCACCCTGGTGGCGCTGTTCTACACCGACCTGGGCCACGGGCTGGCCGACCTCTGGTACATGGGCATGATGCTGTTCATGGTGCTCATCAACATCTGGCTCATCCGGGAGCTGGACACGCCCTTCAGCGGCGTCCTGCGCCTGGGGCCGGAACGCTTCCTGGAATCCCTGGAACGGATCAGGGCCTTGGTCGCGCACTGA
- a CDS encoding DnaJ family domain-containing protein, whose amino-acid sequence MFLFIERLAEEAIQKHMREGGFENLEGKGRPLPEEDLSMIPEDLRMAYRILKNAGCLPPELERAREIDTALDLLKAMPDERERYRQIRRVNFMIRDLNMRRGRPVAFERAELYHDRIVERLSTGEKERA is encoded by the coding sequence ATGTTTCTGTTCATCGAGCGTCTGGCCGAGGAGGCCATCCAGAAGCACATGCGCGAGGGCGGCTTCGAGAACCTCGAGGGCAAGGGCAGGCCCCTGCCGGAGGAAGACCTCTCGATGATCCCCGAGGATCTGCGCATGGCCTACCGCATCCTGAAGAACGCGGGCTGCCTGCCGCCGGAGCTGGAGCGCGCCCGGGAGATCGACACGGCCCTGGACCTGCTCAAGGCCATGCCCGACGAGCGCGAGCGCTACCGCCAGATCCGGCGGGTGAACTTCATGATCCGCGATCTGAACATGCGCCGCGGGCGGCCCGTGGCCTTCGAGCGGGCGGAACTCTATCACGACCGCATCGTGGAGCGTCTCTCCACGGGCGAGAAGGAGCGCGCGTGA
- a CDS encoding Fur family transcriptional regulator — translation MSTHPAHLPETLADILRGRGFRLTPQRLAVIRALGRDGSHPSAEEVHRRLLPENPTMSLATVYKTIALLKQEGLLLEIDFGAADNRYDILRPYPHPHAVCTRCGAVADPGDPDISELVARMARDTGYAITSHRLDFFGLCPRCRRKAGGK, via the coding sequence GTGAGCACGCATCCCGCCCATCTTCCCGAGACCCTTGCCGACATCCTGCGCGGCCGGGGTTTTCGCCTCACTCCCCAGCGCCTGGCCGTGATCCGCGCCCTGGGCCGGGACGGTTCGCACCCCTCGGCCGAGGAGGTCCACCGGCGGCTGCTGCCCGAGAACCCGACCATGAGCCTGGCCACGGTCTACAAGACCATCGCCCTGCTCAAGCAGGAGGGCCTGCTCCTGGAGATCGACTTCGGCGCGGCCGACAACCGCTACGACATCCTCCGGCCCTACCCCCACCCCCACGCCGTCTGCACCCGCTGCGGGGCCGTCGCCGACCCCGGCGACCCGGACATTTCCGAACTGGTCGCGCGCATGGCCCGGGACACCGGCTACGCCATCACCTCCCATCGTCTGGACTTCTTCGGTCTCTGCCCCAGGTGCCGCCGAAAAGCGGGCGGGAAATAA
- a CDS encoding catalase, translating into MVKKNKLTTNAGAPVVDNQNSLTAGKRGPMLLQDVWFLEKLAHFDREVIPERRMHAKGSGAYGTFTVTRDITKYTKAAIFSKVGKKTELFARFSTVAGERGAADAERDIRGFALKFYTEQGNWDLVGNNTPVFFLRDPLKFPDLNHVVKRDPRTNLRSAKNNWDFWTSLPEALHQVTVVMSDRGIPATYRHMHGFGSHTFSLINAKNQRFWVKFHFRTQQGIKNLTDTEAEAVIGKCRESHQRDLYESLERRDFPRWALYVQVMPEKDALKCPYHPFDLTKVWYHSDYPLIEVGELELNRNPENYFAEVEQSAFNPANIVPGIGFSPDKMLQGRLFSYGDAQRYRLGVNHHLIPVNKARCPFHSYHRDGAMRVDGNHGGTLGYEPNSYGEWREQPDFAEPPLAIDGAADRWNFREDDDDYFTQPGKLFRLMSPKQKEALFGNTARALGDAPEEIKLRHIGNCLKADPKYGEGVAKALGLPVPGGKKGGKKK; encoded by the coding sequence ATGGTCAAGAAGAACAAGCTCACCACCAACGCGGGCGCGCCCGTGGTCGACAACCAGAATTCGCTCACCGCCGGGAAACGAGGCCCCATGCTCCTGCAGGACGTCTGGTTCCTGGAGAAGCTGGCCCACTTCGACCGCGAGGTCATCCCGGAGCGGAGGATGCACGCCAAGGGCTCCGGGGCCTACGGCACGTTCACGGTGACCAGGGACATCACGAAATACACCAAGGCCGCGATCTTCTCCAAGGTCGGCAAGAAGACCGAACTCTTCGCCCGCTTCTCCACCGTGGCCGGAGAGCGCGGCGCCGCCGACGCCGAGCGCGACATCCGGGGCTTCGCCCTCAAGTTCTACACCGAGCAGGGCAACTGGGATCTGGTGGGCAACAACACCCCGGTGTTCTTCCTGCGCGACCCGCTGAAGTTCCCGGACCTGAACCACGTGGTCAAGCGCGACCCGCGCACGAACCTGCGCAGCGCCAAGAACAACTGGGACTTCTGGACCAGTCTGCCCGAGGCCCTGCACCAGGTCACGGTGGTCATGAGCGACCGGGGCATCCCGGCCACGTACCGCCACATGCACGGCTTCGGCAGCCACACCTTCAGCCTGATCAACGCCAAGAACCAGCGCTTCTGGGTCAAGTTCCACTTCAGAACCCAGCAGGGCATCAAGAACCTCACCGACACCGAGGCCGAGGCCGTCATCGGCAAGTGCCGCGAGAGCCACCAGCGCGACCTCTACGAGAGTCTGGAGCGCCGCGACTTCCCGCGCTGGGCCCTGTACGTCCAGGTCATGCCCGAGAAGGACGCCCTGAAGTGCCCCTACCACCCCTTCGACCTGACCAAGGTCTGGTACCACTCCGACTACCCGCTCATCGAGGTGGGCGAGCTGGAGCTGAACAGGAACCCGGAGAACTACTTCGCCGAGGTGGAGCAGTCGGCCTTCAACCCCGCCAACATCGTGCCCGGCATCGGCTTCTCCCCGGACAAGATGCTCCAGGGACGGCTCTTCTCCTACGGCGACGCCCAGCGCTACCGCCTGGGCGTGAACCACCACCTCATCCCGGTGAACAAGGCCCGCTGCCCGTTCCACAGCTACCACCGCGACGGGGCCATGCGCGTGGACGGCAACCACGGCGGCACCCTGGGCTACGAGCCGAACAGCTACGGCGAATGGCGGGAGCAGCCGGACTTCGCCGAACCGCCCCTGGCCATCGACGGCGCGGCCGACCGCTGGAACTTCCGCGAGGATGACGACGACTACTTCACCCAGCCGGGCAAGCTCTTCCGGCTCATGAGCCCGAAGCAGAAGGAGGCCCTTTTCGGCAACACCGCCCGGGCCCTGGGCGACGCGCCCGAGGAGATCAAGCTCCGGCACATCGGCAACTGCCTCAAGGCCGACCCCAAGTACGGCGAGGGCGTGGCCAAGGCCCTGGGACTGCCCGTTCCCGGCGGCAAGAAGGGCGGCAAGAAGAAGTAG
- a CDS encoding DUF3313 domain-containing protein — protein MRNLARIVLSILALCLLLNSCGGKSSKDDDLARTAESGFLGKEESLLAPVQGHEPMRAWRNPDFNPKNYKAIIVDQVQIWNLDEMAKDSGIKPDELKALAGFFQNSLAKALSDIKFPLADKPGPGVLRISAAVTDVRPSNPVRNSISSVLPVGILLSLGERAAIGRDPNVGGCSVAIRFSDAASGKTMGLFSDDRQGDKYDSANFSETGQAEKAMTDWAALIQRRILVLWGSKPVASK, from the coding sequence ATGCGGAACTTGGCGCGTATCGTCTTGTCGATTCTGGCCCTTTGTCTGCTTCTCAACTCCTGCGGCGGCAAATCCTCCAAGGACGACGACCTGGCCCGGACCGCCGAATCCGGCTTCCTGGGCAAGGAGGAGTCCCTCCTGGCCCCGGTGCAGGGCCACGAGCCCATGCGCGCCTGGCGCAATCCCGACTTCAATCCCAAGAACTACAAGGCCATCATCGTGGACCAGGTGCAGATCTGGAACCTGGACGAGATGGCCAAGGACAGCGGGATCAAGCCCGACGAGTTGAAGGCCCTGGCCGGGTTCTTCCAGAACTCCCTGGCCAAGGCCCTCTCGGACATCAAGTTCCCCCTGGCCGACAAGCCCGGCCCCGGCGTGCTGCGCATCAGCGCGGCGGTCACCGACGTGCGGCCGAGCAACCCGGTGCGCAACAGCATCAGCTCGGTGCTGCCGGTGGGCATCCTGCTCTCCCTCGGCGAACGCGCGGCCATCGGCCGCGACCCCAACGTGGGCGGCTGCTCCGTGGCCATCCGCTTCAGCGACGCGGCCTCCGGCAAGACCATGGGCCTGTTCTCCGACGACCGCCAGGGCGACAAGTACGACTCGGCCAACTTCTCCGAGACCGGCCAGGCCGAGAAGGCCATGACCGACTGGGCGGCCCTGATCCAGCGCCGCATTCTGGTCCTCTGGGGCTCCAAGCCCGTGGCCTCCAAATAG
- a CDS encoding MFS transporter, which yields MFKPAAGSPGMVLFTVCIAQFLAPFMLTSVGVALPSLGRELGASALQLSLVEQLYVLSLAMTMLTFGRWGDIVGRRRIYLAGLSLYTVMTFSLGFTQGIGSIMAQRFVQGLGAAMYLSGSLALVASVYPPEVRGRVIGAVSAATYVGLSLGPVIGGYVTSHFGWRSVFLMVVPLGLAAVAACLFGMRDDAHEGSGERMDWTGALVYALGVGLFMLGAAHAGEMPLGPGMIAAGIVVLALFLRLEARGTSPLLDMALLRGDRAFTLGCLAALGNYAATFGITFLASLYLQYVKGLSPREAGLVLLAMPVIQVAVTLQSGRLADRMDPGRLATIGMLMSTIGLLLAAATCGPDMPLWLLALELMLIGAGFGVFVTPNSASIMGSVDRRRFGLASGMIAAMRTLGMAASMTSVALIFSVFMGRAAISQETPPEFLSAMRAGLALLAAFSCLGVLVSLGRIARVGPEKGRPGGE from the coding sequence ATGTTCAAGCCTGCCGCCGGTTCTCCCGGGATGGTCCTGTTCACGGTCTGCATCGCCCAGTTCCTGGCCCCGTTCATGCTCACCTCCGTGGGCGTGGCCCTGCCCTCCCTGGGCCGGGAGCTGGGGGCCTCGGCCCTGCAGCTGAGCCTCGTGGAGCAGCTCTACGTCCTGTCCCTGGCCATGACCATGCTCACCTTCGGCCGCTGGGGCGACATCGTGGGCCGCCGCCGCATCTACCTGGCCGGACTCTCGCTCTACACGGTCATGACCTTCTCCCTGGGCTTCACCCAGGGCATCGGCTCGATCATGGCCCAGCGCTTCGTCCAGGGCCTGGGCGCGGCCATGTATCTCTCCGGCAGCCTGGCCCTGGTGGCCTCGGTCTACCCCCCGGAGGTGCGCGGCCGGGTCATCGGCGCGGTCTCGGCCGCCACCTATGTCGGACTCTCCCTGGGCCCGGTCATCGGCGGCTACGTCACCTCGCATTTCGGCTGGCGCAGCGTCTTCCTCATGGTCGTGCCCCTGGGGCTGGCGGCCGTGGCGGCCTGCCTGTTCGGCATGCGCGACGACGCCCACGAGGGCAGCGGCGAGCGCATGGACTGGACCGGCGCGCTGGTCTACGCCCTGGGCGTGGGCCTGTTCATGCTCGGCGCGGCCCACGCCGGGGAGATGCCCCTGGGCCCGGGCATGATCGCGGCCGGAATCGTGGTCCTGGCCCTCTTCCTGCGCCTGGAGGCGCGCGGAACGAGCCCGCTGCTGGACATGGCCCTGCTCCGCGGCGACCGCGCCTTCACCCTGGGCTGCCTGGCGGCCCTGGGCAACTACGCCGCCACCTTCGGGATCACCTTCCTGGCCAGCCTCTATCTCCAATACGTCAAGGGCCTCTCCCCGCGCGAGGCCGGGCTCGTGCTCCTGGCCATGCCCGTGATCCAGGTGGCCGTGACCCTGCAATCCGGCAGGCTGGCCGACCGCATGGACCCGGGGCGGCTGGCCACCATCGGCATGCTCATGAGCACCATCGGCCTGCTCCTGGCCGCCGCGACCTGCGGCCCGGACATGCCCCTCTGGCTCCTGGCCCTGGAGCTCATGCTCATCGGCGCGGGCTTCGGCGTGTTCGTCACGCCCAACTCCGCCTCGATCATGGGCAGCGTGGACCGGCGGCGCTTCGGGCTGGCCTCGGGCATGATCGCGGCCATGCGCACCCTGGGCATGGCCGCCAGCATGACCTCGGTGGCGCTCATCTTCTCCGTGTTCATGGGCCGGGCGGCCATCTCCCAGGAAACCCCGCCGGAGTTCCTGTCCGCCATGCGCGCGGGCCTGGCCCTCCTGGCGGCCTTCTCCTGCCTGGGGGTGCTCGTCTCGCTGGGCCGGATCGCCCGAGTCGGGCCGGAAAAGGGCCGACCCGGCGGGGAGTAG
- a CDS encoding DUF1254 domain-containing protein, whose translation MRRNRLGFAGRLAAILALAVLLAACAEKKAPAPKAGAGLDPAEARAIATEAYLYGYPLVTMEMTRRVMTNVAAPENGHAPMNEFAHVRRYPPAGFRDVTMPNADTLYSTAWLDLSAGPMVLSLPDTRGRYYVMPILSAWTGVIASPGARTTGTGPQTYAITGPDWRGSLPSGMSEIKSPTNLVWILGRTSCTGSPSDYEAAHAVQNKYLLVPLPAWGKPAPPAAPGRVDPAVDMKTPVRDQVDALPAGPYFRLLAKLLRDNPPAPEDAPLLARMARLGIVPGQDFDLGALPPELALAAAGAPRAGQARMASAAKSTAETINGWSVDLKMGVYDSDYGRRALTAHRALAANLPQDAVYAVSTGWYRGEGKYVLRFPSGQLPPVNAFWSLTLYDGEFFFAANPLNRFSLGSRDALKHDEDGSVTIHVQHESPGPDREANWLPAPEKEFNLVLRLYWPKSAPPSILDGSWAPPEIELAR comes from the coding sequence ATGCGGAGGAATCGTTTGGGGTTCGCCGGCCGTCTGGCGGCGATCCTGGCGCTGGCCGTGCTGCTGGCCGCCTGCGCCGAAAAGAAGGCCCCCGCGCCCAAGGCGGGAGCGGGCCTCGACCCGGCCGAAGCCCGGGCCATCGCCACGGAGGCCTACCTCTACGGCTACCCCCTGGTGACGATGGAGATGACCCGCCGGGTCATGACCAACGTGGCCGCGCCGGAAAACGGACACGCGCCCATGAACGAGTTCGCCCACGTGCGGCGTTATCCCCCGGCGGGCTTCCGGGACGTGACCATGCCCAACGCCGACACCCTCTACTCCACGGCCTGGCTGGACCTCTCGGCCGGGCCCATGGTCCTCTCCCTGCCGGACACCCGCGGCCGCTACTACGTGATGCCCATCCTCTCGGCCTGGACCGGGGTCATCGCCTCGCCCGGGGCGCGCACCACCGGCACCGGCCCCCAGACCTACGCCATCACCGGCCCGGACTGGCGGGGCTCCCTGCCGTCGGGCATGAGCGAAATCAAGTCGCCCACGAATCTCGTCTGGATTCTCGGCCGGACCTCCTGCACCGGTTCGCCCTCGGACTACGAGGCCGCCCACGCGGTCCAGAACAAGTACCTGCTCGTCCCGCTCCCGGCCTGGGGCAAGCCCGCCCCGCCCGCCGCGCCCGGCCGGGTCGACCCCGCCGTGGACATGAAGACCCCGGTGCGCGACCAGGTGGACGCCCTGCCCGCCGGTCCCTACTTCCGCCTCCTGGCCAAGCTGTTGCGCGACAACCCGCCCGCGCCCGAGGACGCCCCCCTGTTGGCACGCATGGCCCGCCTGGGCATCGTGCCGGGACAGGACTTCGACCTGGGCGCCCTGCCGCCGGAACTGGCCCTGGCCGCCGCCGGAGCGCCCCGGGCCGGACAGGCCCGCATGGCCTCGGCCGCCAAGAGCACGGCCGAAACGATCAACGGCTGGTCCGTGGACCTCAAGATGGGCGTCTACGACTCGGACTACGGACGCCGCGCCCTGACGGCCCACCGGGCCCTGGCGGCCAACCTCCCCCAGGACGCGGTCTACGCCGTGTCCACCGGCTGGTACCGGGGCGAGGGCAAGTACGTCCTGCGCTTCCCATCCGGCCAGCTTCCGCCGGTGAACGCCTTCTGGTCCCTGACCCTCTATGACGGGGAGTTCTTCTTCGCGGCCAACCCGCTGAACCGCTTCTCCCTCGGCTCGCGCGACGCGCTCAAGCACGACGAGGACGGCTCCGTGACCATCCACGTGCAGCACGAGTCGCCCGGGCCGGACCGGGAAGCCAACTGGCTGCCCGCGCCCGAGAAGGAATTCAACCTCGTGCTGCGGCTCTACTGGCCCAAGTCCGCGCCGCCCTCGATCCTGGACGGCTCCTGGGCCCCGCCGGAGATCGAACTGGCGCGGTGA
- a CDS encoding MucR family transcriptional regulator → MDDFVKAALEIVKAQASVRTMTEEELVSMTRNLTASLKGLEVGEAASEEEPACAPGKSIKEKSISCCVCGKSFKILTKKHLASHGLDAVSYREKFGFKKNLPLVCKSLQRMRRKKMTEMKLWTKRKGAKPAKEAPKAAKPAKAAKAAAK, encoded by the coding sequence ATGGATGATTTCGTGAAAGCTGCATTGGAGATCGTGAAGGCTCAGGCGAGCGTCCGCACCATGACTGAAGAGGAACTCGTGAGCATGACGCGGAACCTGACCGCGAGCCTGAAGGGCCTCGAGGTCGGGGAGGCCGCTTCCGAGGAGGAGCCGGCCTGCGCCCCGGGCAAATCCATCAAGGAGAAGTCCATCTCCTGCTGCGTCTGCGGCAAGAGTTTCAAGATCCTGACCAAGAAGCATCTGGCCAGTCACGGTCTGGATGCGGTGTCCTATCGCGAGAAGTTCGGGTTCAAGAAGAACCTGCCCCTGGTCTGCAAGTCGCTGCAACGGATGCGGCGCAAGAAGATGACCGAGATGAAGCTTTGGACCAAGCGCAAGGGCGCCAAGCCCGCCAAGGAGGCCCCGAAGGCCGCCAAGCCCGCCAAGGCCGCCAAGGCCGCCGCGAAATAG
- a CDS encoding DUF3592 domain-containing protein yields MDKNTIGALAFAVIGACLLAPGLFILATTVMEYLKMDAAEGTVIEIRVRSAVKTGGAQMSSPIIRYVSKDGAEHVARAARSYSRSPFQEGDRVPLRYDPATPDTVMIDSVFEVWGLGLLLSAFGAAFVFAGILAFQRLK; encoded by the coding sequence ATGGATAAAAACACGATCGGAGCCCTCGCCTTCGCCGTCATCGGAGCCTGCCTGCTGGCCCCCGGCCTCTTCATTCTCGCGACGACGGTCATGGAGTACCTCAAGATGGACGCGGCGGAGGGAACCGTCATCGAGATCAGGGTCAGGTCCGCCGTGAAGACCGGCGGGGCTCAGATGAGTTCGCCCATCATCCGCTATGTCTCGAAGGACGGGGCGGAGCATGTGGCCCGCGCCGCCCGGTCCTACAGCCGCAGCCCGTTCCAGGAAGGCGACCGCGTCCCCCTCCGCTATGATCCCGCCACGCCGGACACGGTCATGATCGACAGCGTCTTCGAAGTCTGGGGCCTCGGGCTCCTGCTTTCGGCGTTCGGGGCCGCCTTCGTTTTCGCCGGGATCTTGGCGTTTCAACGGCTGAAATGA
- a CDS encoding MFS transporter, whose product MADDVSRGVAAEAAKGGRLGLPRAIWTLGWVSFLTDVASEMIYPVAPLFLTAALGAPAVVLGAVEGVAEAVVSVMKGLSGWHSDRLGRRAPYVRAGYGLSALSKPLLALAFSWPVVFAARLLDRAGKGLRTTARDAMIADAAPRGMAGRAYGLHRMLDTAGAIVGVLLALGLLALLPGRYRLIFLLAALPGAAAVWLTFRLRDAAPERAADGTPAPRLPLREALRGLPREYWRALTLLGLFAFANSTDALLLLRAKSLGFSDVQAVAAYVLFNLTYALSAYPAGVLSDRFGRWRMMLGGWTLYALVYFGFALAGPGWIWGLFPLYGLYMGCTEGVGKALVASTIPAERRGAALGFFLMVTGLATLAGSLAAGLAWDVIGPRAPFILGGTAALLAVVAGLAVIPRGR is encoded by the coding sequence ATGGCGGACGACGTGTCGCGCGGCGTTGCGGCGGAAGCCGCGAAGGGCGGGCGGTTGGGCCTGCCCCGGGCGATCTGGACCCTGGGCTGGGTCAGCTTTCTCACCGACGTGGCCTCGGAGATGATCTATCCCGTGGCGCCCCTGTTCCTCACGGCCGCGCTGGGCGCTCCGGCCGTGGTCCTGGGCGCGGTGGAGGGCGTGGCCGAGGCCGTGGTCTCGGTCATGAAGGGCCTCTCGGGCTGGCACAGCGACCGCCTGGGCCGCCGCGCGCCCTACGTGCGGGCCGGCTACGGCCTGAGCGCCCTGTCCAAGCCGCTGCTGGCCCTGGCCTTCTCCTGGCCCGTGGTCTTCGCGGCCCGGCTCCTGGACCGCGCGGGCAAGGGCCTGCGCACCACGGCCCGCGACGCCATGATCGCGGACGCCGCGCCCAGGGGCATGGCGGGCCGGGCCTACGGCCTGCACCGGATGCTCGACACGGCCGGGGCCATCGTGGGCGTGCTCCTGGCCCTGGGTCTGCTGGCCCTGCTGCCCGGCCGCTACCGGCTCATCTTCCTCCTGGCGGCCCTGCCCGGCGCGGCGGCGGTCTGGCTCACCTTCCGGCTGCGGGACGCCGCCCCGGAACGCGCGGCGGACGGAACCCCGGCCCCGCGTCTCCCGCTGCGCGAGGCCCTGCGCGGCCTGCCCCGGGAATACTGGCGCGCCCTGACGCTGCTCGGCCTGTTCGCCTTCGCCAACAGCACCGACGCCCTGCTCCTGCTGCGGGCCAAGAGCCTCGGCTTCAGCGACGTGCAGGCCGTGGCCGCCTACGTGCTCTTCAACCTGACCTACGCCCTGTCGGCCTACCCGGCCGGAGTCCTGAGCGACCGCTTCGGCCGCTGGCGCATGATGCTCGGGGGCTGGACGCTCTACGCCCTGGTCTACTTCGGCTTCGCCCTGGCGGGCCCCGGCTGGATCTGGGGCCTGTTCCCGCTCTACGGCCTGTACATGGGCTGCACCGAGGGCGTGGGCAAGGCCCTGGTGGCCTCGACCATTCCGGCCGAGCGCCGGGGCGCGGCCCTGGGCTTCTTCCTCATGGTCACGGGCCTGGCGACCCTGGCCGGAAGCCTGGCCGCCGGTCTGGCCTGGGACGTCATCGGCCCGCGCGCGCCCTTCATCTTGGGCGGCACGGCGGCGCTGCTGGCCGTGGTCGCCGGTCTGGCCGTCATTCCGCGCGGGCGGTGA